The segment TTTACAAAACGCGCCCAGCCTGGAAACGATTGGAACCTTCTTGGCGCATTTTTATAGTTGGTTATAGTTGGTTCTTTGTGTGCCTGGTACTATCTCTTCTTCCTTGGTTCATCCCAATCGCTGTTTGCTTTCTTTTATTCCTCATCATCCATACCCTTCTCCTGATGCTTCAGATTTAAGAATTTTTCGTTCAATCCTCGATTTAACGGTTAAAATCTGGCTGCAAAGGGGGAACCCTTTGAGGAGAAAATTCATCAATGCTTTACAGCATTGGTTACGGTATTCCCACCAGGATTTTGGGATTATCCACAGCGTTAATAAGGTCGGATCTAGGGTTGGAGCTATGAGAATCATTAACGGGGTCATAACCACACTCGGCATTGCAGTGACTCTAATAGGAGCACCGAGCATCGCAACAGCGCAGAACCCTTTGCCAGAAGCATCTCCGTCGGAGTCAACGGCACCAGAAGCTACTTCACCAGTAGCACCTGAAGCAGAGGCACCTTTGCCAACAACCACTCCAACAGACGCGACGGCAGCACAGGCAACAGAAGCCTACGCCGATGGCGTTGAAAACCTGGAAGAGCGAGATTATAACGATGCGATCGCGGATTTTGATGAAGCGATTAGAGCCAATCCCTCCTTGGCAAACGCCTATCTCTATCGTGGTGTAGCACGGGCAGCAACAGGTGACCAGGCAGGGGCGATCGCAGATTACAACCAGGCTCTAGAGCTTGACCCAACCGCTATGGATGCCTATTTCCATCGGGGCGTAGCGCACTACAGTTTAGGCGACAGTGCTCAAGCAATGGCAGATTTTGACCAGGCGATCGCAAGCAATACTAATAATGCGGCTGCCTATTTCTATCGCGGTGTGTTGCACTACAACGGGGGCAATCAAGACAGTGCCACAACTGACTTTAATCAAGCGATTCAACTCAAGCCCGACTACGCCGAAGCCTATCTACATCGTGGGGTAATTCGCGCTGCCCAATCCGACCCTCAGGGGGCGATCGCGGATTTTGATCGCGCGGTTGAAATTCGCCCTAACTACGCCGCAGCTTACCTCAATCGAGGCAGCACTCAATTCACACTAGGAAACCGTGAAGCTGCCCTCGAAGACTTCAACCAGGCAGTACGTTTTAACGACGACTCAGCGGTCGCCTATTTTAACCGGGGTTTTATTCTCAGTACCTTGGGCAA is part of the Oscillatoria sp. FACHB-1407 genome and harbors:
- a CDS encoding tetratricopeptide repeat protein, coding for MRIINGVITTLGIAVTLIGAPSIATAQNPLPEASPSESTAPEATSPVAPEAEAPLPTTTPTDATAAQATEAYADGVENLEERDYNDAIADFDEAIRANPSLANAYLYRGVARAATGDQAGAIADYNQALELDPTAMDAYFHRGVAHYSLGDSAQAMADFDQAIASNTNNAAAYFYRGVLHYNGGNQDSATTDFNQAIQLKPDYAEAYLHRGVIRAAQSDPQGAIADFDRAVEIRPNYAAAYLNRGSTQFTLGNREAALEDFNQAVRFNDDSAVAYFNRGFILSTLGNRQRAVDDFSQAIELQPDYAQAYFSRGVVQASLGNTENALSDFNQAIAIDPDYAEAYKHRGDLLADSENYREAIEDYSNALEIRSDYAEAYSARADARVALGDTSGADQDLTRAISFNPGNAQAFSERGDIRSELGDPQGALSDYSRAIEMNPNDADAHYNRGLLRAELGNRQSALEDFRRAAELYMQMGSAQGYRNALAEINRLR